From Cervus elaphus chromosome 25, mCerEla1.1, whole genome shotgun sequence, one genomic window encodes:
- the LOC122683800 gene encoding LOW QUALITY PROTEIN: serine/threonine-protein phosphatase 2A regulatory subunit B'' subunit beta-like (The sequence of the model RefSeq protein was modified relative to this genomic sequence to represent the inferred CDS: inserted 2 bases in 2 codons; substituted 1 base at 1 genomic stop codon), which translates to MRLRDLSLRQDPDLRQELASLACGCDFMLPSRFKKKLKASQQVQTREEEPLPPAASRSIPTFYFPRGRPQDTVNVETVIAKIXRTFAQFPHERATMEDMGHMAKACGCPLYWKGPLFCSAGGERTGSVSVHKFVAMWRKVLQNCHDAAAKFVHLLVSPGCSYLVQEDFVPFLQDVVNTHPGLAFLKEAAEFHFRYITTVIQRIFYTVNRSWSGRITCAELPRSTFLQNVALLEEADINQLTEFFSYEHFYLIYCKFWELDTDHDLLIDAQDLGRNNDHAISTKMIDQIFSGAVKRGKKVQKEGKISYTDFVWFLISEEDKKTPTSIEYWFRCMDLDGDGALSMFELEYFYEEQCRQLDSVAIAALPFEDCLCQMLDLVKPKREGRITLQDLKRCKLANVFFXTFFNIEKYLDHEQKEQVSLLRDTESEGPELSDWERFAAEEYXILVAKEAAGDPWEDRYEAELSPVEQKLSALRSPLAQRPFLQAPGGLGRLCRQEHSRSPCTRCPAGPLREGHPGPSPRPGQGRGSAQVSAAHRFCVRVQNV; encoded by the exons ATGCGGCTCCGAGATCTCTCCCTGCGCCAGGACCCCGACCTGCGGCAGGAGCTGGCCTCGCTGGCCTGCGGCTGCGACTTCATGCTGCCCTCGCGCTTCAAGAAGAAGCTCAAGGCCTCCCAGCAGGTCCAGACGAGGGAGGAGGAGCCCCTGCCACCCGCTGCGAGCCGGAGCATCCCCACCTTCTACTTCCCCCGCGGCCGCCCACAGGACACGGTGAACGTGGAAACCGTCATTGCCAAGATCTAGAGGACCTTCGCCCAGTTCCCGCACGAGAGGGCCACCATGGAGGACATGGGCCACATGGCCAAGGCCTGTGGCTGCCCACTCTACTGGAAGGGACCGCTCTTCTGCAGTGCCGGCGGGGAGCGCACCGGCTCCGTGTCTGTCCACAAGTTCGTCGCCATGTGGAGAAAGGTCCTGCAGAACTGTCACGACGCCGCCGCCAAGTTCGTGCACCTGCTCGTGAGCCCCGGCTGCAGCTACCTGGTGCAGGAGGACTTCGTGCCCTTCCTGCAGGACGTGGTGAACACGCACCCCGGCCTGGCGTTCCTGAAGGAGGCGGCCGAGTTCCATTTCCGCTACATCACCACGgtcatccagaggatcttctacACCGTCAACAGGTCCTGGTCTGGCAGGATCACATGCGCTGAGCTGCCGAGGAGCACCTTCCTGCAGAACGTGGCTCTTCTAGAGGAGGCAGACATCAACCAGCTGACGGAGTTCTTCTCCTACGAGCACTTCTACCTCATCTACTGCAAGTTCTGGGAGCTGGACACGGACCATGACCTGCTCATCGACGCACAGGACCTGGGCCGGAACAACGACCACGCTATTTCCACCAAGATGATCGACCAGATCTTCTCCGGAGCCGTGAAGCGAGGGAAAAAagtgcagaaggaaggaaaaatcagCTACACGGACTTTGTGTGGTTTCTGATCTCCGAGGAGGACAAGAAGACTCCCACCAGCATCGAGTACTGGTTCCGCTGCATGGACTTGGACGGGGACGGGGCGCTGTCCATGTTCGAGCTGGAGTACTTCTACGAGGAGCAGTGCCGGCAGCTGGACAGCGTGGCCATCGCGGCCCTGCCCTTCGAGGACTGCCTGTGCCAGATGCTGGACCTGGTGAAGcccaagagggaagggaggatCACGCTGCAAGACCTGAAGCGCTGCAAGTTGGCCAACGTGTTCT ACACCTTCTTCAACATCGAGAAGTACCTGGACCACGAGCAGAAAGAGCAGGTGTCCCTGCTCAGGGACACTGAGAGCGAGGGCCCCGAGTTGTCTGACTGGGAGCGCTTCGCCGCCGAAGAGT ATATACTCGTGGCCAAGGAAGCCGCGGGGGACCCCTGGGAGGACCGGTACGAGGCTGAGCTCAGCCCCGTGGAGCAGAAGCTCAGCGCCCTGAGGTCCCCGCTGGCTCAGAGGCCCTTCCTGCAGGCGCCGGGCGGCCTGGGCCGGCTGTGTCGGCAGGAACATTCCAGGAGCCCCTGCACCCGCTGTCCCGCGGGGCCCCTGCGGGAAGGCCACCCcggccccagtccccgccccggcCAGGGCCGAGGGAGCGCCCAGGTCAGTGCGGCCCATCGTTTCTGTGTACGTGTACAAAATGTGTAA